The Streptomyces sp. NBC_01275 genome has a segment encoding these proteins:
- a CDS encoding DUF1876 domain-containing protein, translating into MMHTTAMRTTVGWHVELEFEEDERHTRAVALVRLPDGTEIKAHGHASRHNVDANQPRVGEEIAGARALNEIAMQLLTKAHLEIDGASGRTSHSINV; encoded by the coding sequence ATGATGCACACCACTGCGATGCGTACCACCGTGGGATGGCATGTCGAGCTGGAGTTCGAGGAGGACGAGCGGCACACGCGCGCGGTCGCGCTGGTACGGCTGCCCGACGGGACCGAGATCAAGGCCCACGGACACGCCAGCCGGCACAACGTCGACGCCAATCAGCCACGGGTCGGCGAGGAGATCGCCGGCGCCCGTGCCCTCAACGAGATCGCCATGCAGTTGCTGACCAAGGCCCACCTGGAGATCGACGGCGCGTCCGGGCGGACCTCGCACTCGATCAACGTATGA
- a CDS encoding EamA family transporter: MTPLVTAAVLLAAVTHAGWNAIAHQITDKLVGFALIAGGGALIGLALVVLAPIPAAAAWPYLIASAFIHTAYFVLLMRSFRLGDFGQAYPLARGSAPLVVTVLAAVFAHEVPDGWAAAGIVLSCTGLTGVALWGLRGRRPNWAAIGAALATGLTIASYTVVDGLGVRASGATLGSALGYIGWLLAAEGVAIPVFALYRWRGRTLAVVRPFVGVGFLGAVLSVLAYSLVLWAQTRAELAPVAALRESSIIVGAAIGALLFKERFGAPRIAAAGLLVIGIGLMLYAG, encoded by the coding sequence GTGACCCCGCTGGTCACCGCGGCCGTCCTGCTCGCCGCGGTCACCCACGCCGGCTGGAACGCCATCGCCCACCAGATCACCGACAAGCTCGTCGGCTTCGCGCTCATCGCCGGCGGCGGCGCCCTCATCGGTCTCGCGCTCGTGGTCCTCGCGCCGATCCCGGCGGCGGCCGCCTGGCCCTATCTGATCGCCTCCGCCTTCATCCACACCGCGTACTTCGTGCTGCTGATGCGGTCGTTCCGGCTCGGCGACTTCGGGCAGGCCTACCCCCTCGCGCGCGGTTCCGCGCCACTCGTCGTCACCGTCCTCGCGGCCGTCTTCGCGCACGAGGTGCCGGACGGCTGGGCGGCCGCCGGCATCGTGCTGTCCTGCACGGGGCTGACCGGCGTCGCCCTGTGGGGGCTGCGCGGACGGCGGCCGAACTGGGCGGCGATCGGGGCCGCGCTGGCGACCGGGCTCACCATCGCCTCGTACACCGTCGTCGACGGACTCGGCGTGCGCGCCTCCGGGGCCACGCTCGGGTCCGCCCTCGGGTACATCGGCTGGCTGCTGGCCGCGGAGGGGGTCGCGATCCCGGTGTTCGCCCTCTACCGCTGGCGCGGCCGGACCCTCGCCGTCGTACGCCCCTTCGTCGGCGTGGGCTTCCTCGGCGCCGTCCTGTCCGTCCTCGCCTACTCCCTCGTCCTGTGGGCCCAGACCCGCGCCGAACTGGCCCCCGTCGCCGCCCTGCGCGAGTCGTCGATCATCGTCGGAGCGGCGATAGGGGCCCTGCTCTTCAAGGAACGCTTCGGCGCGCCCCGCATCGCCGCGGCCGGACTCCTCGTCATCGGCATCGGGCTGATGCTGTACGCCGGTTGA
- a CDS encoding VOC family protein, translated as MAMPLLDHHAVYASDRSLSAEFLAVILGLEVGAPFGPFLPLDLGNGVTLDYYEKRDEPIQSQHYAFLVPEEQFDDMIARLEAVGVTYYADPRHTEPGRINGLFGGRGAYFADPDGHNMEILTRPYVRP; from the coding sequence ATGGCCATGCCCCTGCTCGACCACCACGCCGTCTACGCGAGCGACCGGTCCCTCTCGGCCGAGTTCCTGGCGGTGATCCTCGGCCTGGAGGTCGGCGCCCCCTTCGGGCCGTTCCTCCCCCTCGACCTCGGCAACGGCGTGACGCTCGACTACTACGAGAAGCGCGACGAGCCGATCCAGTCCCAGCACTACGCGTTCCTCGTGCCGGAGGAGCAGTTCGACGACATGATCGCCCGGCTGGAGGCGGTCGGGGTCACCTACTACGCCGATCCCCGGCACACCGAACCCGGCCGGATCAACGGCCTGTTCGGCGGCCGGGGCGCGTACTTCGCCGACCCGGACGGCCACAACATGGAGATCCTGACGCGGCCGTACGTTCGACCGTAG
- a CDS encoding arylamine N-acetyltransferase: MPETTQFGPDGGPDDLAAYFRRIGWEGERRADAATLRGVHLAHIRAIPFENLDPVRGTAPSLAPADLIAKLVRSRRGGYCYEHNTLFAAALEALGFRVTRLTARVVVGAERFEDRPRTHMTLLVEAPDDPRPHQQYLADVGFGAPGALLEPVPLTTDGEFWGAGRAHRLVHAPHRGPLELWVLEAQRETGRETGGETDTETGGEAGRETGGETGGETGGETGGEAGRETGGESAWQAQYAFTLEPFEKPDFEVINWHIATNPRSPFSRRPYVQRVTPDGHLLLDGDLLTETHADGTVRERRLTGEAEVRKALDEEFDIAVPEGCGPTV; the protein is encoded by the coding sequence ATGCCCGAGACCACACAGTTCGGCCCCGACGGCGGCCCCGACGACCTCGCCGCGTACTTCCGGCGGATCGGCTGGGAGGGGGAGCGGCGGGCCGACGCGGCGACGCTGCGGGGCGTGCATCTCGCCCACATCCGCGCCATCCCCTTCGAGAACCTGGACCCCGTACGCGGCACCGCCCCCTCCCTCGCCCCCGCCGACCTGATCGCCAAGCTGGTCCGCAGCCGGCGCGGCGGCTACTGCTACGAGCACAACACGCTGTTCGCGGCCGCCTTGGAGGCGCTCGGGTTCCGGGTGACCCGGCTGACGGCGCGGGTCGTCGTCGGCGCGGAACGGTTCGAGGACCGCCCGCGCACCCACATGACCCTCCTCGTCGAGGCCCCCGACGACCCGCGTCCGCACCAGCAGTACCTCGCCGACGTCGGCTTCGGCGCTCCCGGAGCCCTGCTCGAACCGGTCCCGCTGACGACGGACGGCGAGTTCTGGGGCGCGGGCCGCGCCCACCGCCTGGTCCACGCCCCGCACCGGGGGCCGCTGGAGCTGTGGGTGCTGGAGGCACAGCGGGAGACAGGCCGGGAGACCGGCGGGGAGACAGACACGGAGACCGGCGGGGAGGCAGGCCGGGAGACCGGTGGGGAGACCGGCGGGGAGACCGGCGGGGAGACCGGCGGGGAGGCAGGCCGGGAGACCGGCGGGGAGAGCGCCTGGCAGGCGCAGTACGCCTTCACCCTCGAACCCTTCGAGAAGCCCGACTTCGAGGTGATCAACTGGCACATCGCCACCAACCCCCGCTCCCCGTTCAGCCGCCGCCCCTACGTCCAGCGCGTCACGCCGGACGGCCACCTCCTCCTCGACGGCGACCTCCTCACCGAGACCCACGCCGACGGCACGGTGCGCGAACGCCGGCTCACGGGAGAGGCGGAGGTGCGCAAGGCGCTCGACGAGGAGTTCGACATCGCCGTCCCGGAGGGGTGCGGGCCCACAGTGTGA
- a CDS encoding serine hydrolase domain-containing protein, giving the protein MEVNGTVAEGFEPVREAFAGNFEALGDRGAAVAVYRDGRKVVDLWGGTRDVDGGVGGAPWERGTAQIVRSATKGVAAAVLLLLHQRGALDLDAPVGAYWPEYKAAGKERTLVRQLLAHRAGVPVLDRPLTPAEAADPERGAAAVAAQAPVWEPGTDHGYHAQTYSWLTGELVRRVTGRPIGEWIAHEIAGPVGADLWLGLPQAQSARVGRVGQVDAPFPAGGLRTRPKRSVADAYADPSSLTRRAFAAITPLPDENDPDYRAAALPASNGIATADGLARFYASLIGEVEGGVRLFTPETVALARGEQSAGADRVLVVNTRFGLGYMLHGGASPLLSPSSFGHPGRGGALGLADPESGIALGYVTNGFRTSVTADPRAQALVRAVAAAAVR; this is encoded by the coding sequence GTGGAAGTGAACGGCACGGTCGCCGAAGGCTTCGAGCCGGTCCGGGAAGCGTTCGCAGGGAACTTCGAGGCGCTCGGGGACCGGGGCGCGGCCGTGGCCGTCTACCGGGACGGGCGCAAGGTCGTCGACCTGTGGGGCGGCACGCGAGACGTGGACGGCGGGGTCGGCGGGGCTCCCTGGGAGCGCGGCACCGCGCAGATCGTGCGGTCCGCGACCAAGGGCGTCGCCGCCGCCGTACTCCTGCTGCTGCATCAGCGCGGGGCGCTGGATCTGGACGCGCCGGTGGGGGCGTACTGGCCGGAGTACAAGGCGGCGGGCAAGGAGCGGACGCTCGTGCGGCAGCTGCTCGCGCATCGCGCGGGCGTGCCCGTGCTGGACCGGCCGCTGACGCCCGCCGAGGCCGCCGACCCCGAGCGGGGCGCGGCGGCGGTCGCGGCGCAGGCGCCGGTGTGGGAGCCGGGCACGGACCACGGCTACCACGCGCAGACGTACAGCTGGCTGACGGGCGAGCTGGTGCGGCGGGTCACCGGGCGGCCGATCGGGGAGTGGATCGCGCACGAGATCGCCGGGCCGGTCGGCGCCGATCTGTGGCTAGGGCTGCCGCAGGCGCAGAGCGCGCGCGTGGGGCGTGTGGGGCAGGTCGACGCGCCCTTCCCGGCCGGGGGTCTGCGGACGCGGCCCAAACGGTCCGTCGCCGACGCCTACGCCGATCCCTCCTCCCTCACCCGCCGCGCTTTCGCCGCGATCACCCCGCTGCCCGACGAGAACGACCCCGACTACCGCGCGGCCGCCCTGCCCGCCTCCAACGGCATCGCGACGGCGGACGGTCTGGCCCGCTTCTACGCGTCGCTGATCGGCGAGGTGGAGGGCGGGGTGCGGCTGTTCACGCCGGAGACGGTGGCGCTGGCGCGCGGCGAGCAGTCGGCGGGGGCGGACCGGGTGCTCGTGGTGAACACCCGGTTCGGCCTCGGCTACATGCTGCACGGCGGCGCGTCCCCGCTCCTGTCGCCCTCCTCCTTCGGCCACCCGGGCCGCGGCGGCGCCCTCGGCCTCGCCGACCCCGAGTCGGGCATCGCCCTCGGCTATGTCACCAACGGCTTCCGCACGAGCGTGACGGCGGACCCACGGGCGCAGGCGCTGGTGCGGGCGGTGGCCGCCGCCGCCGTACGGTGA
- a CDS encoding YncE family protein produces the protein MRRRSISAATTLAVVFSSAVIAAGSAGVAVADSAKVLAVKSVGDLVVDGVHQRVYVSDPTGGKIVVTDYAGAVKATLTGLSGVSGLALSADSGQLYAAVKSGNRIVSVETGTYTQTASYPVGAAPTDLEVVDGRIWFGYGTNFGSLDVSGAEPVVHLAQRGDVDFFGGTTLLGSDPAAPGVLVAGTGGGLAVYDVSADGAVLRTKGDMDTSVKQIDLTPDGKQVLTSWGDPDFGYGIGAYSTADLTEQTGYPIDAYPNAVQVAPDGSVAGGSFSWYEPDVHIHRPGDPTPVREYDFPNTGDSSGADTLVDGALAWAPDSSRVFAVSVNDGGAYTLRTLTDPTKELPTLKVTAPAKADRAKKLTVTGKLASKTALPAGTGLKVTRTDLESPSGKALAAVTTKADGSFSFTDTPPAGGKVVYKVTYAGDAAHAAVSGSDAVTVSRKATALTLTNNGKLYAYGKDVAFTAHLGSTYKNRTVAIYSDPFGSDKPKKLVKTAKVNSKGNLSAVVDMTRDTTVTAVFAGDARSAEKTAKSTAYAHAKVSTTVSKHYKTGKIGSTTYYYFHKNTAPVLTTTMNYYQGRKQRLQLQVYYQGSWYDSGSEYFALATDGRSAVSLGAPGESGIRARVRSSYINGTSGDSVNSTTHGAWKYLNFTN, from the coding sequence GTGCGCAGGCGCAGCATCTCGGCCGCGACGACGCTCGCGGTCGTCTTCAGCTCCGCGGTGATCGCCGCGGGTTCGGCGGGAGTGGCCGTGGCCGACTCCGCCAAGGTCCTTGCGGTGAAGTCGGTCGGCGACCTCGTCGTGGACGGCGTCCACCAGCGGGTCTACGTCTCCGACCCGACCGGCGGCAAGATCGTCGTCACCGACTACGCGGGCGCCGTCAAGGCGACCCTGACCGGGCTGTCCGGCGTGAGCGGCCTGGCGCTGTCCGCCGACTCCGGGCAGCTGTACGCGGCCGTCAAGAGCGGCAACCGGATCGTCTCGGTGGAGACGGGGACGTACACCCAGACCGCGAGCTACCCGGTGGGGGCGGCGCCGACCGACCTGGAGGTCGTGGACGGCCGGATCTGGTTCGGCTACGGCACGAACTTCGGTTCGCTCGACGTCTCCGGCGCCGAGCCCGTCGTGCATCTCGCCCAGCGCGGGGACGTCGACTTCTTCGGCGGCACGACGCTGCTGGGCTCCGACCCGGCCGCCCCGGGCGTCCTGGTGGCCGGCACCGGCGGCGGGCTCGCCGTGTACGACGTCTCGGCCGACGGCGCGGTGCTGCGGACCAAGGGCGACATGGACACCTCCGTGAAGCAGATCGACCTGACGCCCGACGGCAAGCAGGTCCTCACCTCGTGGGGCGACCCGGACTTCGGCTACGGCATCGGCGCCTACTCCACCGCCGACCTCACCGAGCAGACGGGCTACCCGATCGACGCGTACCCGAACGCGGTGCAGGTCGCGCCCGACGGCAGCGTCGCGGGCGGCAGCTTCTCCTGGTACGAGCCCGACGTCCACATCCACCGGCCCGGCGACCCGACGCCGGTGCGGGAGTACGACTTCCCCAACACCGGCGACAGCAGCGGCGCCGACACCCTGGTGGACGGCGCGCTGGCCTGGGCGCCGGACAGCAGCCGGGTGTTCGCGGTCTCCGTGAACGACGGCGGCGCGTACACCCTGCGGACGCTGACCGACCCGACGAAGGAGCTGCCGACGCTCAAGGTGACGGCCCCCGCGAAGGCGGACCGCGCCAAGAAGCTCACCGTCACCGGCAAGCTGGCCTCGAAGACGGCGCTCCCGGCGGGCACCGGCCTCAAGGTGACCCGTACGGACCTCGAGTCGCCGAGCGGCAAGGCGCTGGCGGCCGTCACCACGAAGGCCGACGGCAGCTTCTCCTTCACGGACACCCCGCCCGCCGGCGGCAAGGTCGTCTACAAGGTGACCTACGCGGGCGACGCCGCCCACGCGGCCGTCTCCGGCTCCGACGCGGTGACGGTCTCCCGCAAGGCGACCGCGCTCACCCTCACCAACAACGGCAAGCTGTACGCGTACGGCAAGGACGTCGCCTTCACCGCGCACCTCGGCTCGACGTACAAGAACCGCACGGTCGCGATCTACTCGGACCCGTTCGGTTCCGACAAACCGAAGAAGCTGGTCAAGACCGCCAAGGTCAACTCGAAGGGCAACCTGTCGGCGGTCGTCGACATGACCCGCGACACGACCGTCACCGCCGTCTTCGCGGGCGACGCGCGGTCCGCCGAGAAGACCGCGAAGTCGACCGCGTACGCCCACGCGAAGGTCTCCACCACCGTCTCCAAGCACTACAAGACGGGGAAGATCGGCTCGACGACGTACTACTACTTCCACAAGAACACCGCCCCGGTGCTGACCACGACCATGAACTACTACCAGGGCCGCAAGCAGCGCCTCCAGCTCCAGGTGTACTACCAGGGTTCCTGGTACGACTCGGGGTCCGAGTACTTCGCCCTGGCCACCGACGGCAGGTCGGCCGTGAGCCTGGGCGCCCCGGGCGAGTCCGGCATCCGCGCCCGGGTCCGCTCGTCGTACATCAACGGCACCTCCGGCGACAGCGTCAACTCGACGACCCACGGGGCCTGGAAGTACCTGAACTTCACCAACTGA
- a CDS encoding MMPL family transporter has protein sequence MATFLYNLGRFAFRRRHFVALIWVALLTLAGVGAASAPAAGSTSFSIPGVEAQKAFDLLEQRFPGSSADGATGRIVFKAPEGEKMTDADNKAIVDKTVKALSDGSEVVSVADPFTTNAVSKDGTVAYTSVKYELPGMELKDATRDALETAADDARADGLTVDVGGDALQAAAEPGAVGEAVGLAIAAVVLVITLGSLVAAGLPLLTAIIGVGIGVSTITALASALDLGDTTSTLALMIGLAVGIDYALFIVSRYRGELAEGRDREEAVGRATGTAGSAVVFAGLTVVIALAGLAVVNVPMLTKMGLAAAGTVVVAVLIALTMIPALLGYAGKKVKPAGEKSTKAKARAENKADGKGKGKAKDKATDGTGEPVKPGLGVRWASFVIRRPAAVLLLGVIGLGTIALPASQLELGLPDDGSQPTSTTQRRAYDLLSEGFGPGFNGPLMIVVDAKNSDDPQAAATAVTDDVKGLEDVVTVTPPTFNKAGDTAMITVIPNSKPSSTQTEDLVHSIRGAGADVTADTDAKVLVTGTTAMNIDFSQKLNDALIPYLGLVVGLAFLLLIVVFRSILVPLKAALGFLLSVLAALGAVVAVFQWGWLGGLIGVEETGPIMSMMPIFMVGVVFGLAMDYEVFLVTRMREAYVHGESPSQAVVTGFRHSARVVAAAAIIMMAVFGGFISSSESMIKMIGFGLAIAVFFDAFIVRMAIVPAVLALLGKRAWWLPKWLDRVLPNVDVEGEGLKPPADTASSRDGDEDRELARV, from the coding sequence GTGGCCACGTTCCTCTACAACCTCGGCCGGTTCGCCTTTCGGCGACGGCACTTCGTCGCCCTGATATGGGTCGCGCTGCTGACCCTCGCGGGAGTCGGCGCGGCCTCCGCGCCCGCCGCGGGCTCCACCTCCTTCTCCATTCCGGGCGTCGAGGCGCAGAAGGCCTTCGACCTGCTGGAACAGCGTTTCCCCGGCTCCAGCGCCGACGGCGCGACCGGGCGCATCGTCTTCAAGGCGCCCGAGGGCGAGAAGATGACGGACGCCGACAACAAGGCGATCGTCGACAAGACCGTCAAGGCGCTGAGCGACGGCTCCGAGGTCGTCTCCGTCGCCGACCCGTTCACGACCAACGCCGTCAGCAAGGACGGCACGGTCGCCTACACGTCGGTCAAGTACGAGCTGCCCGGCATGGAGCTGAAGGACGCGACCAGGGACGCCCTCGAGACGGCCGCGGACGACGCCCGGGCCGACGGCCTGACCGTCGACGTCGGCGGCGACGCGCTGCAGGCCGCCGCCGAACCAGGCGCGGTCGGCGAGGCCGTCGGCCTCGCCATCGCCGCGGTCGTCCTCGTCATCACCCTGGGCTCGCTGGTGGCGGCCGGACTGCCGCTGCTGACCGCGATCATCGGCGTCGGCATCGGCGTCTCCACCATCACCGCCCTCGCCAGCGCGCTCGACCTCGGCGACACCACCTCCACGCTGGCGCTGATGATCGGCCTCGCGGTCGGCATCGACTACGCGTTGTTCATCGTCTCCCGCTACCGCGGCGAGCTGGCCGAGGGCCGCGACCGCGAGGAGGCGGTCGGCCGCGCCACCGGCACCGCCGGCTCGGCGGTGGTCTTCGCGGGCCTCACGGTCGTGATCGCCCTGGCGGGCCTCGCGGTCGTCAACGTGCCCATGCTGACCAAGATGGGCCTCGCGGCGGCGGGCACGGTCGTCGTCGCCGTCCTCATCGCGCTGACCATGATCCCGGCGCTGCTCGGATACGCGGGCAAGAAGGTCAAGCCGGCCGGCGAGAAGAGCACGAAGGCCAAGGCCAGGGCCGAGAACAAGGCCGACGGCAAGGGCAAGGGCAAGGCCAAGGACAAGGCGACCGACGGAACGGGCGAGCCGGTCAAGCCCGGCCTGGGCGTCCGCTGGGCGAGCTTCGTCATCCGCCGGCCGGCCGCCGTGCTGCTGCTCGGCGTGATCGGCCTGGGCACGATCGCGCTCCCGGCCAGCCAGTTGGAACTGGGCCTGCCCGACGACGGCTCGCAGCCGACGTCCACCACCCAGCGCCGGGCGTACGACCTGCTGTCGGAGGGCTTCGGCCCCGGCTTCAACGGCCCCCTGATGATCGTGGTCGACGCCAAGAACAGCGACGACCCCCAGGCGGCGGCCACCGCGGTGACCGACGACGTCAAGGGACTCGAGGACGTCGTCACGGTGACCCCGCCGACGTTCAACAAGGCCGGCGACACCGCGATGATCACCGTGATCCCGAACTCCAAGCCCTCCTCGACGCAGACCGAGGACCTGGTGCACTCCATCCGGGGCGCGGGGGCCGACGTCACGGCCGACACGGACGCGAAGGTGCTGGTCACCGGCACCACCGCGATGAACATCGACTTCTCGCAGAAGCTCAACGACGCGCTGATCCCGTATCTGGGCCTGGTGGTCGGCCTGGCCTTCCTCCTCCTCATCGTGGTCTTCCGCTCGATCCTGGTCCCGCTGAAGGCGGCCCTCGGCTTCCTGCTCAGCGTGCTCGCCGCGCTCGGCGCCGTGGTCGCGGTCTTCCAGTGGGGCTGGCTCGGCGGCCTGATCGGCGTCGAGGAGACCGGCCCGATCATGTCGATGATGCCGATCTTCATGGTGGGCGTGGTCTTCGGACTCGCGATGGACTACGAGGTGTTCCTCGTGACCCGGATGCGGGAGGCGTACGTCCACGGCGAGTCCCCGAGCCAGGCCGTGGTGACCGGCTTCCGGCACAGCGCCCGGGTCGTGGCCGCCGCCGCGATCATCATGATGGCCGTCTTCGGCGGCTTCATCAGCTCCAGCGAGTCGATGATCAAGATGATCGGCTTCGGCCTCGCGATCGCCGTCTTCTTCGACGCGTTCATCGTGCGCATGGCGATCGTGCCGGCGGTGCTGGCGCTGCTCGGCAAGCGGGCCTGGTGGCTGCCGAAGTGGCTGGACCGCGTGCTGCCCAACGTGGACGTCGAGGGCGAGGGCCTGAAGCCCCCGGCCGACACCGCGTCCTCCCGCGACGGCGACGAGGACCGGGAGCTGGCACGGGTGTGA
- a CDS encoding TetR/AcrR family transcriptional regulator: MTEVATARRSRITPEREAELYEAVLDLLREVGYDALTMDAVATRTRSSKATLYRQWGGKAELVAKAVRHNKPVHSLGEIDTGSLRGDLYALTQQSDDCQMEQNSALMRGLAMAVHGNPDLLKAFKEHLIEPEMAEFRRVLARAVARGEVRADNPAADFMMHMMIGAFAARTLLDEQPPTQEFLLSYIDAVVLPALCAPPTS; the protein is encoded by the coding sequence ATGACTGAGGTCGCAACGGCGCGTCGCAGTCGGATCACGCCCGAGCGCGAGGCCGAGCTGTACGAGGCCGTGCTCGACCTGCTCCGGGAGGTCGGCTACGACGCCCTCACCATGGACGCCGTGGCCACCCGTACGCGGTCCAGCAAGGCGACGCTCTACCGCCAGTGGGGCGGCAAGGCCGAGCTGGTGGCGAAGGCGGTGCGGCACAACAAGCCGGTCCACTCCCTCGGGGAGATCGACACGGGCTCGCTCCGGGGCGACCTGTACGCCCTCACACAGCAGTCGGACGACTGCCAGATGGAGCAGAACTCCGCGCTGATGCGGGGTCTGGCCATGGCGGTCCACGGCAACCCGGACCTCCTGAAGGCGTTCAAGGAGCATCTCATCGAGCCGGAGATGGCGGAGTTCCGCCGGGTGCTGGCGCGGGCGGTCGCCCGGGGCGAGGTCCGTGCGGACAACCCGGCGGCCGACTTCATGATGCACATGATGATCGGGGCGTTCGCCGCCCGCACGCTGCTCGACGAGCAGCCGCCGACCCAGGAGTTCCTCCTTTCGTACATCGACGCAGTGGTCCTCCCCGCCCTCTGCGCGCCCCCCACCTCCTGA
- a CDS encoding lamin tail domain-containing protein, with translation MSVSSVSARRLAAAVLAAGAVVGAVALPASAADHARPDRPKVEISDVQYDAPGWRDNSRRSLNKEWVELTNTTRHTINLDEWTLSDEQGETYTFSDYRLAPRATVRVHTGRGHDTDTDLYQDRRREVWDNRSDTATLRNDHGRRVDEVSWGHHHGHDHGGDRGHGGGHDHGHGGDRH, from the coding sequence GTGTCCGTTTCCTCTGTGTCCGCCCGCCGTCTCGCCGCAGCCGTGCTCGCCGCCGGCGCCGTCGTCGGAGCGGTGGCGCTGCCGGCGTCCGCCGCCGACCACGCGCGTCCGGACCGGCCGAAGGTGGAGATCAGCGACGTCCAGTACGACGCGCCGGGCTGGCGCGACAACTCCCGCCGCTCCCTGAACAAGGAGTGGGTGGAGCTCACCAACACCACCCGCCACACGATCAACCTGGACGAGTGGACCCTCTCGGACGAGCAGGGCGAGACCTACACCTTCAGCGACTACCGTCTGGCGCCCCGCGCCACGGTCCGCGTCCACACCGGCAGGGGCCACGACACCGACACCGACCTGTACCAGGACCGCCGTCGCGAGGTGTGGGACAACCGCTCCGACACCGCCACGCTGCGCAACGACCACGGCCGCCGCGTCGACGAGGTCTCCTGGGGCCACCACCACGGCCACGACCACGGCGGCGACCGCGGCCACGGCGGCGGCCACGACCACGGCCACGGCGGCGACCGCCACTGA
- a CDS encoding organic hydroperoxide resistance protein — MYVAEATAHGGRDGYVTSQDGQIELKVAMPPELGGDGNGTNPEQLFAAGYSSCFHNALILVGNRAGFDLTGSTVAAKVGIGPNRSKGYGLAVALSVSLPVLDADLAAKLVDAAHQVCPYSNATRGNIDVTILLG; from the coding sequence ATGTACGTCGCCGAGGCGACCGCGCACGGCGGCCGCGACGGGTACGTGACCAGCCAGGACGGGCAGATCGAGCTGAAGGTGGCGATGCCGCCGGAGTTGGGCGGCGACGGCAACGGCACCAACCCGGAGCAGCTCTTCGCGGCCGGCTACAGCTCCTGCTTCCACAACGCGCTGATTCTCGTCGGCAACCGCGCCGGGTTCGACCTGACCGGGTCGACGGTGGCCGCGAAGGTCGGCATCGGCCCGAACAGGAGCAAGGGCTACGGCCTGGCCGTCGCCCTCAGCGTCTCGCTCCCCGTCCTCGACGCCGACCTCGCCGCGAAGCTGGTGGACGCGGCGCACCAGGTGTGCCCGTACTCGAACGCGACCCGCGGGAACATCGACGTCACGATCCTGCTTGGCTGA